Below is a genomic region from Zonotrichia leucophrys gambelii isolate GWCS_2022_RI chromosome 1A, RI_Zleu_2.0, whole genome shotgun sequence.
tttaaaaagtgCAAACACATCTGCAGATTTGCTCAAGAGTTACAGAAAGTGACACGCAGACACACCCCATACATATTTACTTTCCTACAGTTTCTATTTCTGTAGTTACTGCCTTTGcaaaatcatcatcatcacGGAATAATGAagtggtttggattggaagggacctcacaGCCCATCTccttccaacccccctgccatgggcagggacacctgccattatcccaggttgctcagagccccatccagtgtggccttggacactgccagcgatccaggggcagccacagcttctctgggcagcctgtgccagggcctcaccactctcacagtgaagaatttcatcccaatatccaatctacaCCTACTCTCTGTGACTTTGAAGCCATTCCACCTGTGTTTTGACACTGGGTTGAATGTAAACTGGTTTGTCCCTCACTGGATCACTGAGGTAGTTAAAGTTCTCTTGATGTCACTGAGTGACACCTATGCTGATTAGCATTATTCCCTTCTTTGGGTTTTtgcataattttgttttattgcttCTTCAATAGGCTAGAAGATTTATCTTGGACCAGTGAGTCCTGGGCTCAGGTCATAGGCAAAGTAACTCCAGGAAGAATGCAAGGCTACAGCCACCTGGAACGAGTCAGGAGGgatcatttttcattaaaaaaaaaataaggaaaggaaGAGTGCCCTGAAACAAATATAATTATAAACTGTGTTGTTTTAGATATCATCCCTAATGATTTCTTGTTTGACGTAAGTTTCATTGTCCTTGGAGAAGCTATTCCAGATCTGTCAGCCATGGTTCATGAAAGCACACAATAAAATTGTGAGTTGTAAACATTTaattgtgaggggaaaaaaattagtccTAATCAAGGCATTTTGGTCCACACCCTGTGACAAAAAATAGCGAACAATTATATGTGCTTATGAGATCCAGGATTGAATAATATGTTCAGATCTCATGATCCAAGGACACAGCTCGTTGAGCTCATCTGGACTTATTGGCCCCTTGGATTTTGGCCAAACACTTTTCAGCAGTGTATGGCTTCCAAAACAAACATGTTTTTGGACTGAGCAGGATGCAGAGTTTggctggagagaaaaaagaaatctctgctTGTGGCTGCATacttggttgtttgtttttataatttttttctccaatgaCAGCGACTTCCTCACTGCAGTTCACTGCAATTCCAGTTTGCATTACATGTATTAAACCTAGAGATTCCCAGTGGTTTTTCTTACCCTGAGTCTCCTCCTCAGCTgtccagcagctggaagagaTTCTTGCTTCCTCCTTTAATCTTGGGTTCTGACAAGGAAACCAAATGACCTTTTGGATTCTGCAAGTCATTGTGATTCCTAACATGGAGCACAAGAGTTTGCAGTTGGACCATTTTTTGAAGGAACAAAGTCACCTGTAGTTAAATACCTGGGACCTAATTGTCTCCTCCATTGCTCAAATTGATGCAGATCAGGGTGGCTTCAGCAAATGCCAAAAGTAAAACAgacaacaaaaaccaccccaaaagaCCAATGCAAAAGAGATGTGGGgctgtttatttccttttacaAGCATGTCTTTAATTAGATGGCCAATActtatcccaggttgctcagagccccatccagcctggccttggacactgccagggatccagaggcagccacagcttctctggctaatctgtgccagggcctcaccacggtcacagggaagaatttcttcctgatatccaatctaaacctgttCTCTGTCAGTGTaaagccattgccccttgtcctgtcactccaggcccttgtccagagtctctctccatctttcctgtgggctcccttcaggcactgcaaggccacaataaggtcaccccaaagccttctcttctccaggctgaacaatcccaattccctcagcctttccttccagcagagctgctccatcctctgatccccttggtgtccctgctctggcctggctccagcagctccctgtccttgctgtgctgggcccagggctggatgcagccctgcagggggggctcagcagagaggggcagaggggcagaatcccccctgccctgctgcccacactgggggctcagcccagcacagggggggGGCTCTGGatcccagcactggcactggcactgccccttGCTCTGAACGTGCTCTCAGCTGAAGCCACACAGTTCATGGACCTGAGCTTTGTGTACCTGCAGCTGAGCTTACCCTGTACATGTGAAATATCAGAAagccttctttttcctttctttttccctttcccttcatAGTACTGAATCTTTCAGATGATTTCTGCAGCCATTTGTGTTCATAAGACTTAGCTCCAGCAGGAGGGATACTTTCTTCAATGCACAGGACTAATGTGTCTTGTGTCAAGACCCTAAAGAAGATCCCAACCCCTCTTAGACTCTCAGCAAAGCATGGGCTGTTCTGGTGACCCTTTTGAGATATTTGCCTGTTTGATCCCCTTTGAGTTGCTATCCAGAGTTTCAACCAGAGCTTAATGAATCATGAAGCTGTTACAGGGGCTGTTGCAGGAGATGGGTAGATGGGATTCTTCCTGATACATCTTCCCCTAGCTTTGAAGTTGGTCCTGCACTTATCTAAGAGGTTGGATTCAAGCCTTCCAACAGTCCTTTCCCTTCTAAATGTCTCCATGAAAACAGAGATATTATTAAGTTTCAAATTACCTGTGAGGAAGCAGAAAATGAGGTAAACTTAGCAAAATGTTTCCTATTCTTCATAGGGGTGTGAGGCTTATCCAGCAGCTCTtgtccccaaaattcctgggaGATTTTTTATCCCCCAAACTGAGAGCATAGAGTGGGAAGGGAGCATGGGAAATGCCCATGCCTCCCAGGACACCTGGGCACTTCCCAGGCAAGAAATCTGAATTACACAAAGATCTACAAAAATTTGAAGTGTACCAATGCATACTCTGGTCTTAGAAGTGAATAAAAACTAGATTTGGAGGAAGAGTTAACACAGCATTTCTGAATCAAGGAAAAACCAAGGGTTAAGAGGGATTTAGAGTCAAAACACTAccaaaaatgtataaaattttattttatgaatacATTAAACTATTGTGCGCAGcacatacatataaaaatagaaGCAATTTCACAAACAATTGATTGGACAGTTTTATGTTTCTTGCAAATTTACAGTCTCAATTGTGAGTCCATATTGAGTCAGAACATGAGGTatattttagtgaaaaaaaGCAATCTGAGAACTTTGGCACCATTTTACTgtgcaaaataaaatcttggAATTGAAATAGTGAGGTATACAAATATTACTCTGCTTTTCCACTGTGTGTATGTCTGTGTCTCTGCATGTCtgggaaaaatacatttatttaagaACATGATTCAGTTCCAGCCAAATCTGCTTTCTAACAGGGTGAATTAAGTCTTAGAATGTTATGGGGTTTGCCTGAGGAAGGAGAAACTGTAAATATAGGCATTAACTCCACAGGAGAATCCCATGTGCAAAATGTGGGCATGCCAGGCTGGTGTGGAGCATTCACAGCAATGCTTTCAAAGCTCAGCCCATGGCATGACCCCTGTTAATGCACACTTGAGATATGTTTTGAAGTTCCTAATTTGGCCCTGATTTGGGAAATTCCTTTAGTTTCATGAGTTGTCTTTATATAGTCACATACCCTTCTTTGATTTCAGCTCTGATTTCCATGTTGATCTGGCTGGCATAGGGGTGTAATGAGGATAAAAACAGTGATGTAAAGAGTAACTCAGCAGAGTGACTGATGGGGCTCTCCAAATGCCCACCAAAATTGCATCCAAAAGGGTCTGCAGTTCCTAAGAACAGTCTCAGGCTGTGAATAACAGATTTATAGATACACAGAATGACTGAGGTTGGAGAacacctccaagatcatcaagtccaatctTTGACAAATCCCCACCTTGTCAACCAGACCAGAGCCACATCCAGTCATatcctggacacttccagggatggtgactccacctcttctctgggcagcctgttccaatgcctgaccaccccttcagtgaagaaattcaaCCTGAAccccccctggcacagcttgaggccgtTTCCCTCTTGTCCTGACTCCTTGTGACCTGGTCTATGGGTTGTCCTCGCTTGACCAGTGTGTGCAAAATGGAGCCAGTTAGTCTGCTTCCCACCTTTTGTGCCAGCTCTCCCAATGCTTACCAGTCCTGGCAACAATCATTTTCTCTAGGCTGCCCTGGTTTAAGAGGGAACAGACTTCATCCTATCATAAGGATGCTGGATTAAACTGTGATCAGAAACAAATTTGTGTGCCAGCATTTGAACTCTGTTTCCTTCTACATCCCTGGACTCTTCCATACTTCTTCAAACTTCATTTCAAAGACAATTAGGAATATAACCCCAGGATACACGTTGCCAGCTAATGTTGCACAGCTCTCTGTACCTCTAGGGACTCTGATATCCTCCAAACTTTTCTTTGACCCACTCTCTCCCCACTCAAAACATCCTGATTTTTCACTTCAAATGCGCATTTCTCCAAAGCAAACTGCGGCACACGTTGTGGGTGAACAAAGTGTGTCATCTTGGCTTCTTTCTGAAATACTGCAAGACCAGAAAATAAAGAGCAATTCCTTTCAACTCCTTTCCTTCCAAAGCATCCTCCAAAGTATCCCATTCCTGTACTGTGAGCAGGATTccactctttttttctcttcatttacATTGTAATCATCACTTACATTTTAATCAGATAAATCCAAGTATAAGTCACATTAGAGATGCTGGAAAACTGTATCTTGTTCACAAAACAATTGCATTCACAGTTTCTTGGGAATGGTGGTGGTGGGTACATCCTTGTGAGTATGTCCTTTGGGCCAAATCTTCTGTAGCTATAAACTGATAGTTTTCCTGGGCTGATTTACTCCAGCTGAGGATCTGGCCCTGACAGTGTCTCTCATGCATGTCAGAAGGCTCAAATTCATCACGAATAGACAGCCCCTGCAAATAGAATGGCATGTCAAGGCTGGACATagcccccttttggctggacgTGGGAGATAATCTTGCACTCAGATATTCACTTCTGCAGCAGCATGGTCCATCTATGCTGAAAATGCTCATGCTCTGACATTACATTGAGTCTAGTTTCAAATTTAGGAGCATGCCACCAATGCAGGAATCCCAAGGCTTCTGGTAACTGACATTTATAGCGACTATTGACTTAGGGCCTCTTAAAATGCTCTTTCAAAGGCACAGAGAATGCAGCTTCACTGGTGATCTGGAAAAGGGTTGTCAAAATAGCAAGGCAAGGTTATGTGTCATTTGTACAGCTTCTAGGAGAGCTTTGAAGGGTGCTTCATACAGCTTGCTGTGTTGTCTTTGAAACAGATGCTTTGCAAGTGACAGAAATTGGAATTATGGCACGAGTTCCTCTGTCCCAACATGGGAAGGTATGCTTGTGTAGCCTCCTTTCTCTGTCCTTCATACCTCAGGGAGGTATGATAGAGAAGAACCAAGTATACTTAAGACAGTGAAAATTCAACAGAATTTTCTAAAATAACCCTTTGCTGGAAGCTTCCATGAATttcttatcttttaaaaaatgcatccCACACACCAGTTCTAGTTCTTAGAGATCAACAACATTCAGGCTAAATGAGATTCAGTgcctttaaatatttcttttcttttatatagAGGCACATGGGCATCAGGAGACTGGCATGACTGATTCATTAAAAGTATGTCCTTACATAGATGCACACTCATCCATCCCATGTCtatatttatacaaatattaatattaaagatGTACACATCTATACTGGAGGTAAGTCTAAACTAAGCTCACAAAATGCCATTCAGAATCCTCAGCTCCAAATCAGTTTTGCATTGGGAGTCATGTATGATTTATCCTGTGGCCCTTCCCATGGGAAATTGATTGTAGGTCTTCATTTTGCCAACCAGTCCATGTGAAGAGACCCTGGGGAATCCCTTCAGAGGCAGAGGGGCTCTGGGAACCGACAGTTTTCTTGTGTAGAAACACTTATGGAATTGGCACCTTAGTGATCAAAACAGGTTGAGGACTTTAGAGGACAGGACACAGTCTGTAGAGGGGAATGCAGGCAGATATTCAGATGGAGTGAACTGCCTGAAGCTCTGGTGAAGCAAAATCATCTGGTGATTTGGCCCATGATATGTAAACAGTTCAGTACAAGAGATTATTATCTGAGGTAAATAATATCTAGTAAATCACCTATGATTGATTAGATGGGTGTCCACAGCCATTCTGCATCTTCCAAAAACTTCCTTTGCACTCCAGcttgcatttttctctgtaCAGCACCAAAGGAGGCACACAGCCATGTAAAATTTGTACAGAGTAGGAGAGAAGCAGCATTGTATTACATATGCTATGTGATGAAtctaatacaaatatttttatccaaatatacacatacatatagagatatcttttttttttgcaatgaccAGTATAAATACTTTACCTGGGAGGTTATTCCCCATGTGCAAAATGAAACAGTTTGTCCTGGGATTTAATCTTCTGTTTTGCTGGTGCTCATATTCTTGGTAGGAAGTGGGTCACTGTCATGGCAGGAGAAACCTTGTTCCCTCTCTTCACCCTGCCGTGTTTGCTCAGGGCTATGTAAGCGCCGCGGTGAACCTTGGATTCGTATGCGTTGTAGTTATTGGGCAGCAAGGTTTCCTTGAACTTGCACTCATCTTGGAAAACAGCCTAAGGAATAACAAGGGGAGGGGTAGGGATTCAAATCAGGTACAATCAATTTTCCACCAAGGCCCAGGTCATTTTTCTCCCTCGCGTTTTTACACCAGGGCTCATTGCAGCGTGCGACAGGTGGTGCCGCAGCCACTGCGGCCAACAATAAATCTCCCTCCTCGGTGCTAATTTGGTGTCAGATGAACTCAGATGCCACCTGTCCAGATAATGGACTGTGTATTTCCTGTGGCAGATCGAGTTAATTCATTATAAATCATGGATTTCTTCGTTTTATTTGCAAGTAATAATTTCTGTCAGCATGACACCCTCTTGCCCAAACAACAGCTTTATTTAAGACCTCCCCTTTGCCAGAAGTTCCAtcatttataaaaaattatatgctGGCTGTTGAAACCTTCAGAGCTTTTCCAAACAGCAATGTCCAGGGACAACTGCTTGCTTTAATAAGAGATTTGATTTGCAAGAAATACTTTCTTTCTTAAACCATTAGTGATATTTAACTATGCAGCTGGTTCTAATCTGGGAAAACAGTTTTAATATCCTCCATGTCAAAACATGAAAATCTAAGGAGGGAGTTATCTGGGAGAGGAGGTGCAAGAGGACAAGCAGGAGATAAATGCAGAGGAAAttgaaagagaaagcagaataATTCTCTGACTTCAAATGTCTGGCACATGAGATGCCAACCAATGCAGTTCTATCTGGGCATCTGTGTGATAACACCATCCAAAGCCTGTAAGAGTTTGACTTAAGGCattgtgctgtgcagggaaaaTGCACATCTCTTAAAGTTTTTGAAAgtgtatttgaaaataaaaaaaactgtATTGaaagtggagggaaaaaaatctaaggGATTTCTGAAGCTGGACCCTGTGCTTTTTTAGAAAGACCCAGCTAAGGTAAAGCAGTTGGACTTGTGGCACTTTTCGGGTGCTTATGATCACTTGTGATTGAAGGAATATTCCTGAAGTGGGACCTTAAGGTGTTCTACTGTCATTATGAGTGTGAGAAGGAATCAGGTTAGTGATGGTCACAGGTCCCTCACAGCATTTGGCATTATTTTAAACCACTGCAATGCTTTGTTGAAATTACAGCTCTCCCAAAGGAAAGGACTCTGCTGTTCCTTGACAAAAGAGATTGCTACAATGAATGGCATCATTACTTTGAGATGAGCTGATTTTGCCtagtgcccagggccagcctCTTTCAAATGCACCTCCTAAGAAGCACTTTTTCTGCTGGATATTGACACTGGAGATGTGTTGCTCACATCTCAGAGGTTAAACTGCATTTAGATAGCAAATCATCTAGATGAGGAGGATGGTGTTTCAGTACGATTTGCATACCATTGTTaatagttattattattttctcacCCTTTGCAACTGATCTCACAAAACTGATCATTAAAATAACCCCAGCCACACATGTTGGCCTTGTAGGGTAGACTTCCTATTTATTCTTGATGGTGTGGCTGTTTTTGGTAGGAAGGAGCATGTGGTCATTACTTTACTAAGGGTAGCTTTTGGAAATAGCTATAATTGTGCCTCTCCTACACACAATGCAATGCAGGATGGAATCAATGGGGCTCCGCTTTGCTACCATGTGTTTGCAGCTCTGTGACCTTGGAAGAAGCCATCTAATTAATCTGTACTATTTGCAGAATACGTTCATTTTCCTAAGGTGTCCCCTGTACAGTCTTAAAGCTTTAAAATCCCAGCCCTGTAACAGCCATGCTGCTTTTTGCATTAAATAGCACTGATgacagcaggctgggcaggctcCCTCTAACAGGAGGGCTATTTTCTCTGCTTGTAATCAGAGATTTCCATAAGGAAAAgattgaaacaaacaaaaccaaaacaaactaaacccaaacaaacaaagcaaaacactaAACTGAACCAAACCACTTCAAAACCTTTTTGTATAAACTGTGAAAAGCTACTTGCACTTGTACTTACCGTCCCATACAACCTGCCTTTGCTGTTCATTGCAATGAAGAGAGCACTTTTCACACCAAGCAGACTTACAACACCTCTTTCTACAGTGGATATTTCAAAGAGACCTGAAAAACATGAAGTTTAATCGGAGTGTTATCACAGAATCTAGAACTAATGGAAGGGGAAttcagatatatatttttttaaaccctaACAAACTTGTAATATATTCTTTATAAGAATTAACTCCCTAatgcagcaaaataaatatgcaCAGAGATCTTGTGTTTTTCTAAATGTCACAggatttgaaaataattattctagAACTGTGGTTACATTCTGTATAAGCCTTTTGCTCTATCAAACTCTTTTGATCTGTCTACCTCTGGACCTTttcaataagaaaataattttaatgtaatatgcTATACTTACAAAAGGTTTTTTGCTGAGCCTTAAAGAAGTGTGGCTTGCATTTTGAAGTCCCACATGATATTGCTGCAAAAGATTTCAGCAACTGCCCTCTACAGGAAATTCAAATCCACATGACTAATGCTTTCCTTAATTCTTAGGGTAACAGAACAGCACCCACAAGAATGAACAAACCAGGACCAGCAAACCCCTTCCATGGGACACATTGAGTGTCCCAAAAATACTGGTCAGCTGGGATTCAAGAATCATGCTTTGGACTCAGCAAAAACCTCCCAGATTCAAAAGGCAAATGAGAAGGTGAGGAGCaagaaaatgcagcagaggGTCAGTTTTTGACCTGGTTTGTCTTTTCTCATCTGTGCAGCAAAGCaggtaaaaataaattctatctAAATTCGTCTAAGCATTTTGTGCCACGTTTCAGCCCAAAGGGTTTTCATGTTTATTGATCCCAGGGACTTTAAAAGGCAACAGATGTAGCACAGATTAATAATATCAACTCACAACATTTGCACTCTGTGAAGGGTAATTACTAGAGTTCACAAGCAATTAAGTGACATCTATTCTATTTCATTTCTGGATGCAACTCACTGTATTGGTTTTCATTGTGAACTCCGCTTATCCTTCCGTCTGGGAGGATTTGAAGGTGAAACCCGATGCCCACGTTGCAGTAAAGCCTCCGCTGCCTCTTGATTCCTAGCAAATAGTCACTCTCCCAGTTCACATCTGCCTTCTCCCCTGACATCCCAGCCATGGACCTGGACAGCAGAGATTGCCATCCTCTCTCCAGCAATGTGCCATTAGTTCTGCTTACAGCTGGGTGTGTGGCGGCAATCCCGGCCAGCAGGCCCAGGAGAAGGAAGGCGGGCAGCGTCCGGTGAGCGCCGGCGTCGCAGGACATAGTGATGAGAGGTCTTTGTGCCGTGGCCATCCCGTTCACCTCCTGGGCACGTGGTCAGAATTAATGGCCCTAAAAATACCgcccttcttgtttttctcccttcagCATGGTGGCAGAGGCTTATTTTTGGAAAGCAAATAGAGCTTGCTGACCTGAAACTAAAGCCCGACAGCAGTTGGGTTGGGAGCAGAGACAGGCCAGCAGGACTGCAACTGGTGGGGACCATGGTTTGTAGATCCTGCTTCCCGCTGGGCAGCCTCCGTTATATTTGATTGAGCCATCTTTATAGtgcaggggctgtccctgcccacatcATCACTCTGACATCAACAGCCTGCCCAAGGtgaggctgccagggctgtaaCTCAAACCTGCGTCCTCCCGGCCTGCTGAGCTTGGAGTGCTGTCAGCCAAGACTGGAGGCAGGAGTGGGATTTCATTGGCTGTGGGAAGCAAAGGAGTCAAATTGGTCAGGGAATCAGAGGCCTCACAGGCAGCTTCCTTATTTAGAGAGGAAGGTGTAAAAACAGTTCTGGACCTCATCAGTGAGCAATGAGAGGTTTGCAGCCACTTCCTTGGTGGCACGATCGGCGGGTGCTTGTCGGGGCACCTCGATACTCGGGGACAATCGGCTTGAGGTGGCCACAGCTCTTTTTGTGCACCCCCTGCAAAGCCAAGGCACCTCTTAGTGAGCGACCCACGTGCTAACCTCTGTCTGTGCCTCTGCAGGGAGTGTTCCTGGCTGGCTAAAGGAGAGGTAAGCcatgcagcagggacagaagccccagctcctgcaggtttTATCCCAGTGGGAATTCTGCTGAGCAGGAAACACAGGCTGGAGCATTGATCTTGCAGCGACACATAGATGGGAACATTAGGTCTTCCTGTTTTTCACTGAGGTGACTTCCAGATGATCACATTTACTTCCAGGTGATCACATTTACCTGGGGAGGGTGTGTGCCTCCTGCAGGGGGGCAATAGTATTTGTAGGAGCAAGACAAGGATTTAAGTGATGTGTTAAAGATGAGGGAAAAGTGAGATGGCCACAGTTTACCAGTGTTTCACTGTCTCCTTTCCTCAAGCTCAAATACTcactatttttataattaatgaCCATCTTAATTTGCCTCTCCTGCTCAGACTGTGTTgtttcccctcattttccacTGTAGCTGTTTCAGCTCCTTTGGAGTTGGACAGATCAGACTTTTATCTTAATTAGTTTCACAGAAGTTATCAAGACATAAGACAGAGGGAAACGGTTTATACAGAGATTTATACAAATACTTTTGTCAATATGTCTGTCAGCTTCTCATAGCACAGGCCTTGCATCTTCTGTGTCATTTGAGAAGCCTGCTAATGAGGGGAGTACCAGGAAGCCTAATTAAACTGAGCACTCCCAGTGTGACAGTTTCACATTAAGCAGCAGAGGTGTAATACAaggcctgggacactgcagactccccagcaggagccctgtGAGGTGAAGGGGAGCCCCTGGCAGCCTTGAGGCAGGAGATCAGCTAGAGTCAGTGATGTATGTGAATATTGATTGCTCTCAGGAGACAGGCTCAGCTATAAAATAATTGGGAACCATAAGGCTAGGCCCTGGCTTGTGCCAGGTGAGATTTCAAGGTCTCTGTGCCTTTGCTGAAGCTGAACTTGactatcacagaatcacagaataaccTGAGCTAGAATGGACCCACTAGGATCGTGCAAGTCTAatgcctggctctgcacaggacaccccagcaatcccaccctgtgcctgagagccttGTCCAAACACTCCCTGAACTCTGGCAGGCTTGGGGCAGTGGCCAAAGGAAGGATATCTTTTGCTGAGAAAGAATATCTTCAGatccttttctcttctgctttctaCTTTATCTGATGATTTTTTCATCTATATAAAGTGCATATATCatttttaggaagaaataaTACTAGTATTTTACACCCTCTTATCATAGCTGCAGTCTTCATGAGAGGCCAGCATCACTGGGAAACAAAGCCCAGGGTCCCTGTTCCAAGCATGGGGCActgattttccagtttttcttaTGCTGCAGTCTGAAACCTGCCCATTCCCAATGCATGTGACTCCTGCCAACACTGCCTGGTCTCAGAGCCATCACTGCCTGTAAAAACATGCATTGtagtattttctttcctgtttatTTCCTCCCCTAGAGAACTTTTCAAGTGTAATGGGTGCAGAGCTGGATTTCCATCCTCAGCTTTAATCACCTTTGCATCTTTATGTCTCATTCATCAGAGCAAAGATAAACCATGGGCTAATTGAACTCCTCTAACTTTTACTGGCACATCTGCCCCTGTGGATTCCCCCTAAGGTGTCCTGATGGCCCAAGTTAAAGGAACACTTTGTAGGATTCACCATGTCTCATCCCAGTACCCTTGATCCTAGAAGTAAAAACAAATAGTCggacacaaaacaaacaaagataATTTCTGACATGTCTATGGGATGCATTGGTTTGTATTTTAGTCAGTCCAGCTGGAAAGtggctgctgagggctgtggTGACCCAGGAGACAGCCTTGATCCAGCAGTTTCCTGCTGAGCAATCTGACAGCATTCTGTATGGAAAGGGTGCACAGATTACTTGCTTGCAAAAATTCCAGACTTTTCTTGCCTGGTCtgtaaaccaaaccaaagaGCTAAAATTTGTGATTTCACTGGGACACCTGGTTCTCTTAAGACCCAGAGCCCTGGTGTCTGGCCCCAAGTGTGTGCAGCTGGGAGATGAAGTGCATTCTGCAGTCTTGTACTGCTCAGCAATTCTGCATCAGAGTTGAAATGAGTCTTGAACCATTCTCCAGCTGGAtctgtggccagcaggttgCCAAGTTTCTGTGTATTAGCATTTGAACTGCCA
It encodes:
- the FGF6 gene encoding fibroblast growth factor 6 produces the protein MATAQRPLITMSCDAGAHRTLPAFLLLGLLAGIAATHPAVSRTNGTLLERGWQSLLSRSMAGMSGEKADVNWESDYLLGIKRQRRLYCNVGIGFHLQILPDGRISGVHNENQYSLFEISTVERGVVSLLGVKSALFIAMNSKGRLYGTAVFQDECKFKETLLPNNYNAYESKVHRGAYIALSKHGRVKRGNKVSPAMTVTHFLPRI